The following coding sequences are from one Dehalococcoidia bacterium window:
- a CDS encoding DUF433 domain-containing protein, whose translation MDWRERISLHPDVMGGKPVIRGTRLSVEYMLDLLAGGKKAAEIVAAWPGLTEDDIRACIAYGRDAVHAERVYGYRRPA comes from the coding sequence GTGGATTGGCGCGAGCGGATCAGTCTTCATCCCGATGTGATGGGCGGGAAGCCGGTCATCCGCGGTACCCGGCTGAGCGTTGAATACATGCTCGATCTGCTGGCCGGCGGCAAGAAGGCGGCGGAGATCGTTGCCGCCTGGCCAGGCTTGACGGAAGACGACATCCGCGCCTGCATCGCCTACGGGCGCGATGCGGTGCACGCCGAACGCGTCTACGGCTACCGGCGCCCAGCCTGA